Proteins from a genomic interval of Musa acuminata AAA Group cultivar baxijiao chromosome BXJ1-9, Cavendish_Baxijiao_AAA, whole genome shotgun sequence:
- the LOC103997780 gene encoding uncharacterized protein LOC103997780 isoform X2, which produces MPQSHPALQKSHLWAQRAVSPVRSLSSCPSTECACEPEAEETRQSGLGRLLLCASVWKAFVFASCVACGACLAADGSIRASSLGLKVATALRRIGWPDEAVVFAVATLPVLELRGAIPVGYWMQLDPLKLTVLSILGNMAPVPFIILYLKRFASFVSQRSAVATRFVNLLFERAREKAGPVEEFQWLGLMLFVAVPFPGTGAWTGAIIASILDMPFWSAFSANFVGVVLAGLLVHLLVNLGLKYAVLTGLLMFFASTVIWSVLRSFKRSINSN; this is translated from the exons atgCCCCAGAGCCATCCCGCGCTTCAAAAATCCCACCTTTGGGCACAAAG GGCTGTCTCCCCCGTTAGAAGCTTGTCGTCATGCCCTTCGACGGAATGCGCATGTGAACCGGAAGCGGAAGAAACCAGGCAGTCTGGCCTTGGTAGGCTCCTCCTGTGCGCCTCGGTCTGGAAAGCTTTCGTCTTTGCCTCCTGTGTTGCTTGTGGTGCTTGCCTCGCGGCCGATGGATCCATAAGAGCTTCTAGTTTGGGGTTGAAGGTTGCTACAGCGCTGAGAAGAATAGGCTGGCCTGATGAGGCCGTTGTGTTTGCCGTTGCGACCCTTCCTGTGCTGGAGCTCCGTGGCGCTATTCCGGTCGGCTACTGGATGCAGCTTGATCCTCTCAAGCTCACAGTCCTATCCATTCTTGG AAACATGGCTCCGGTGCCGTTCATCATCCTCTACCTGAAAAGGTTTGCGTCTTTCGTCTCACAAAGGAGTGCGGTGGCAACCCGGTTTGTGAACCTTTTGTTTGAGAGGGCCAGAGAGAAGGCAGGGCCCGTGGAGGAGTTCCAATGGCTGGGTTTGATGCTGTTTGTGGCGGTGCCTTTTCCTGGTACAGGTGCTTGGACTGGAGCCATCATCGCGTCCATCCTTGACATGCCTTTCTGGTCAGCTTTCTCAGCTAATTTTGTCGGGGTTGTTCTGGCTGGGCTGCTGGTTCATTTGCTCGTGAATCTTGGCCTGAAATATGCAGTCTTGACTGGTTTGCTTATGTTCTTTGCATCAACTGTCATATGGAGTGTCCTGCGGTCATTTAAGAGATCAATCAATTCAAACTGA
- the LOC103997780 gene encoding uncharacterized protein LOC103997780 isoform X1 yields MAAATVALSAVATSFSASRRKALLSSLPSRRPSLFFLYAPEPSRASKIPPLGTKGCTLRLFARAVSPVRSLSSCPSTECACEPEAEETRQSGLGRLLLCASVWKAFVFASCVACGACLAADGSIRASSLGLKVATALRRIGWPDEAVVFAVATLPVLELRGAIPVGYWMQLDPLKLTVLSILGNMAPVPFIILYLKRFASFVSQRSAVATRFVNLLFERAREKAGPVEEFQWLGLMLFVAVPFPGTGAWTGAIIASILDMPFWSAFSANFVGVVLAGLLVHLLVNLGLKYAVLTGLLMFFASTVIWSVLRSFKRSINSN; encoded by the exons ATGGCTGCTGCTACGGTGGCATTGTCAGCAGTAGCAACCTCCTTTTCTGCAAGCAGAAGAAAGGCTCTTCTCTCTTCGCTCCCCTCAAGGAggccttctctcttcttcctctatgCCCCAGAGCCATCCCGCGCTTCAAAAATCCCACCTTTGGGCACAAAG GGCTGTACCTTACGGTTGTTCGCCAGGGCTGTCTCCCCCGTTAGAAGCTTGTCGTCATGCCCTTCGACGGAATGCGCATGTGAACCGGAAGCGGAAGAAACCAGGCAGTCTGGCCTTGGTAGGCTCCTCCTGTGCGCCTCGGTCTGGAAAGCTTTCGTCTTTGCCTCCTGTGTTGCTTGTGGTGCTTGCCTCGCGGCCGATGGATCCATAAGAGCTTCTAGTTTGGGGTTGAAGGTTGCTACAGCGCTGAGAAGAATAGGCTGGCCTGATGAGGCCGTTGTGTTTGCCGTTGCGACCCTTCCTGTGCTGGAGCTCCGTGGCGCTATTCCGGTCGGCTACTGGATGCAGCTTGATCCTCTCAAGCTCACAGTCCTATCCATTCTTGG AAACATGGCTCCGGTGCCGTTCATCATCCTCTACCTGAAAAGGTTTGCGTCTTTCGTCTCACAAAGGAGTGCGGTGGCAACCCGGTTTGTGAACCTTTTGTTTGAGAGGGCCAGAGAGAAGGCAGGGCCCGTGGAGGAGTTCCAATGGCTGGGTTTGATGCTGTTTGTGGCGGTGCCTTTTCCTGGTACAGGTGCTTGGACTGGAGCCATCATCGCGTCCATCCTTGACATGCCTTTCTGGTCAGCTTTCTCAGCTAATTTTGTCGGGGTTGTTCTGGCTGGGCTGCTGGTTCATTTGCTCGTGAATCTTGGCCTGAAATATGCAGTCTTGACTGGTTTGCTTATGTTCTTTGCATCAACTGTCATATGGAGTGTCCTGCGGTCATTTAAGAGATCAATCAATTCAAACTGA